AAGCGCTTGTTGTACTGCCGCTTCGACAAATCAAGGCCCTGGGCCTCCCGCGCAGCCCGGTCCAGGCGGTCGGTGCGGTAGTTGTTGCGCCCCACGGTTTTGCCGATCAGCGGATTTACTTCCTGTAAGAAAGCCTCTACCTCCCCGGCCTCTTCGTAGCGCAGGGCCGGGGCCGGTACCATGTCGAATAGCTCGGCGGCCGTCTGCACTTGCCGGCTGGCCCCCACCGGCTGCCGGAAGGTTTGCAGCATGGCGGTGTACTGCCACACGCCGCGCCGCAGGGAGTGGGCAGCGGCCTGGCGCAAGGTCGTCAGTTCGGCGGGCGAGAGTCGGCCTTCCAACACGGGCAGTAGCAGCTCGGCCACGTCCTCAGGACGGCGGCGCTGCCGCAAGGTTCCATATAACGGCTGTACGTCCATTTCCGAAGGGCTGAAAGATTGGCGAAGATTGGCAAGCTACCAAGGCTCAACGATACGGTTGGCTATTTTGGGAAGGCTGCGTTACTTCCCGTTAGAAAGCGCAGAACCGTCTCGTTGAACAAAGCAGCCTTCTGCTGGGGGGCGTAATGCGTGGCACCGGGTAGAATTACGGTTTGCGCCCCCGGAATGTGGGACCCGATGGCCAAGGTATGGGCTTGCTTGATGATGTCCTTTTCCCCGGCCAGGACCAGAGTAGGCGCCTGAATAGCCTTTAACTGCTCATAGCTCAGGTGGGGCTCGGTGAGCACCAGCGTCAGCAGGCGGGCGTTGGCCGCGTCGCCCTTTTTCAGCAGCATCTGCCGGGCCTGTTCCGATTGGCGGAGCATTTTGGCATCTACAGCTTCGGTGGTCGGGAACAGGTTGGCTGCCATCGTGACGAGCTTGTGCACGTAGCTCGGGTAGCGCAGCGCCATTATAAGGCCCGTGTTGCCTCCGTCGCTCCAGCCCAGCACATGGGCCTTGGGCAGGTGCAGACTGTCGAGCAGGGCTTTCATATCGGCGGCAAACAGCTCGTAGGTTAGCACCTTCGTCAGGGTATCCACGCTTTTGCCCTGGGCCCGGGTATCGACGGCAATAACCCGAAAGTGGGCGGACAGGGCCTCAATCTGGCTCCGGAAGGAATTGATGGACTCGCCGTTGCCGTGCAGCAGCAAGAGCGGCTCCCCGCTCCCGTAGGTTTCGTAGTAGAGCTTCACGCCCGGCACTTGGCAGTACTTGCCGGCGGCAGCGTTGCGGCCGTACTGCGGGGGCACTTTCACCAGCGTGCCCCAGTCATGGTGATGCGCAGGGCCTGACTCTGGTCGGGGCCCTGCCCGGGAGCCAGGGCCGCCACAACGCCTGCGGGCAAGACTTTATCGGCCATTTCGTAGCCCGCCAGCGGGGTGGCCGAGTGCTCAAAATCTCCGTTTTTAATGGGCACCGGCTGCCAAGTGCCATTGGGCTGCTGCACTTGCAGGGTGAGGTTATCAAACCAGAAAGTGCCGTTACCGGCCAAAGTCGAGTAAAACCACAGCCGCCGCACCCCAGGCCTAATCTGGCCCTGAATCGTGTTGGTCTGCCACTCGTTTGGGCGAATGGTTTGGGTCGGGTAGTCACGCTGCTTGAAATCGTACTCATTCTTGCCTACCTGCATGGCCCACACGCCTACTTTGGCCGTGGTATCGGCGGGCTGGTAGCGTACGCTGACCTGGTAGCGGTAGGGCCGGCCCTGAAACTGAGCCACGTCAACTTCAGGCAGAAAAAAGAAGCCATTGGAGCTCTGGTAGGCTTGGCCCAAGCTGGTCAGCGGAAGTGCCAGCAGCAATACCACGCATAAGATTCTAGACAACATTGATGAAAGTATAGTCGATTAATAGGGTAGAATTGACCGGTAACGTGGTTAGGGCCGCTGGCTCCGGGAGAGGCATTGGCGTAGCAGTAGCCCCTGCAAGAGTCCATAGAACGGCTAGTGAATACTCTTTTAGTGTTGCAGAGCTAGTTTCGATGGTTCTCACATTCGCCCTAAGCAGTTCGTGGAGCCGCTTTCTGCCTTCCCCAGGGTTACATTGGGGCCGGTAGAAAGCAGTAGGTATACCCACAAGTCACTTATAAAGCCCAGACCCGAAGGCCGATCCAGCCGTGGACCAGGAACATGATGGTCAAATAAACCAGAAAAAAGCTAGTAAAGGCCAGCACGCCCCGCAGCCAGGCTTGCGGGAGCTGCGACCATTGCCGGATCAGGAGCACCAAGCCGGCAATGGCCAGGACTCCAAAGCCTAAGGAAGCCCAAAAGATAGTGAGCGAGGTGAAGTTGATGGAATTGAAGGCTACCCGGTTTTCGTAGTCCGTAACGGTTAGCACCCGAAACGCCAGCAGGCCGGCGCTAACTGCCAGCCCAGGCAGTAGGCCCAGCAGCAATAGATTCCGACCAACCCGTTTGAACCCAACTAACAATGGCCAACCCGCGAGTCCAACCACAGCCAGCCCCATGGCCAGCCCCGACAAACCCAGCAAGATTTGCTGCATCAGGATGGGCAGATACGATGTTTGCTCATAATACTGGTGGGTGTTGTGAGCCTGCAAAAAGGCAGTTCCATCATCAGTAGAGCCCAGAACAACCGAAGCTTGGTGCTCTTGCCGGGCTCTGAATAAGGTACCTTCCACCCACTCCAATGTATCTGCGGGTCCCAGCAGCGGCTTGAGCAGCAACTTACCCTGCCCCTGCGTAGTAAGCCGCAGCCCACCGGTAAGCCGCTGCAAAAAGCCCCATTGCTCACTCCAGACGTTCACAGGCGTGTAGTAACCCAGGTAAGCCTCGGGCACGGGTGGAGTGGTTTGCCGACCAGTTACGCCGGGGGCAATAGCAGGAAAATCCTTGGTCAGAAAATCTTCTATCAGCACCGAAATCCGCCACATGCCCCGGCCCCCGTTGTTGGCAATGGCATAGCCTACGCCGCGGCGCCGGTCATAATTGACCAGGGAGGCAAATCCGTCTCCTAAACCAGTATGGCCCCGAAAATCGGCTTTAGGATGCCGGTAGAACGTCAGGTTGCCGAGGGCATAGCCCACCTGCAGGCCGGCTCTGGCGGCGGCGGTGCTATGTATGGTTTCCATCGTGTCGAGATACTTGGGAGCCAGCCAGGGCCTGCCGTTGGTTTGCCCGTGGTTGAGCAGAAACCGCAGGTAACGGGTCATGTCATTGGCGCAGGTATGCAAGGCCCCGGCCGCGCCGTTGCCGGCCGGCACAAAGAAGGGAAACGAAATATACGTCCCATCGGCGAAGCGGTATCCGCGGGCGTACGGCTGCTCATCTCTGATTCTTAGGTTTACATCCGAATGCTGCATACCCAGGGGGCTAAGTACCGCCTGATGCATGTACTGGCTCCAAGGCTGGCCCGAGTACTTTTCAAGCAGGTAGCCCAGAATGGTGTAGTTGGGACTGGCATAAGAGCTGGCTAGGCCGGGCTTCCAGCGGGTCGCGAGGCTGCTCCGGTACAGGTTGACTGCCGCTAGCCCCGTCAGGTCGGTAGCGGTGGCGTTGTAGACCTGGTTCAGGTGCACATCATCGAAACCCGTGGAGTGCTCTAGCAAATTCACGACCCGCACCGGGTGAGTAGCCTCCCAGGCATTTTGATAAGGTACTTCGGGGGCAAGGTCGCGGAGCTTATCCTGGAGGTGCAGCTTTTTCTCTTCGACCAGCTTGAGGATGCCTAAGGCGGTAAACATTTTGGTGATGGAGCTTACATGAAATAGTGTTTTGCCATCCACCTTTTTCCTGGTCTCCACCACGGATACTCCCAGCCCACCCGAAAACACGACCGAGTCTTTTACGACCATGGACAGCATTAGCCCTGGCATATGCTCCTGCTGCATCACTGTTTCAATCTCAGCCAGTAATTCAGTCAAAGTAGCCGACGGATGGTTTTGCTGCGCCGGGACTAAATGACTACAAAAAGTTAGCAGCAAAAGAATTAGGCAGACGCGTTTTCGCATGGAGGTAAAAGAATATAAATGGTGGATGAATTGCATTGGCCCGGCAAGAGCTGCTCAAAGCGCGAGAATAAATGTAGATAGCCTCGTTACCAACGTCGCTCGGCTCTATCCACCCACCCATCTTTCAAAACTCGGAGCGTTCGACTGTATCCATCCGAACATGCGGCGGCAGCCTCACCCTTACCTTTGCCCTGGCACACAGCCTAACACCTCCCCTGAATAATGTCTGTTTATCAAATACTTAAGACAAGTAACGCCCTGAGCGCTATAAGTAGGCTTTGCGCAACCGCAGTAAGGCAAACCTTCGAACCCAGAGCCTTGCCGGCAGCGGCCCAACAGCTCCCTACCATTGCCGACATCTTTCATTTCGGTTGGCACGCTTTGCCAGAGAGGATATACATAATTTACCACCGCGCAAAAAAGACCTATCCACTTATAATATTCTGAACGACCTGCGTTGCTTTATGTGCTCCGGTTCAGCAGGCAAAACCAATTGCGTTACTCGGCTATTTATTTCTAATCACCACTTAAATCACACTGCATGAATTTTATTTACATACTTACTGCTGGCAGCCTTTTTCTACTGGCTTTTCTAACGGCTACGAATGCTAGAAAAGTAAATACGCTGGCTAACCAGTGGCTTAGCTTTTTTCTCTTCTGCTTTGCCTGTCTGTTGTTGGATCGGGTGTTACCTGCCACCCGCATCTACCCGGCTTACCCGCATCTGCTCGGGCTTACTGAGCTAACCCGGCTGGCTATGGCCCCGGCGCTCTACCTCAGTATTGTGCATTTCACTTCGCCCGACCGGAGAGGGCACCCGAAGGACCTGCTGCACCTTATTCCCGCCTTGCTGTTTCTACTGTATATGCTGCCTTTCCTGCTGCAGACTGCCGAAGAAAAACGAGCTATTCTGCACGGGCACTTTCCTGCCCAAAGCGCCTTCTCTGCTGTGCTGGGTCAATTCATGTTTTATGCCGTCAAGCTCCAAATCCTGGGCTATTGGGTAGCTTCCTACCTCCACTTACTGCGTCATCAGCAGAACGTCCCGCGGTTTGCTTCCTCGCCCGACCGTATTGATCTGAACTGGATGAAATATTTTTTGTTGAGCCTGATTTTTATGGTAGGGCTCTGGCTCAATGAATTGTTCTTCCGCCTCCCCTTTATTCTGATGCTAACGCCCTGGTTATTTCTGGTGGCCGTGTACGGGCTGAGCTACTTCTCGCTTCGCCAGCCCGAAGTCTTCGATTTTCCAGAGCCAGAAGCTGCCGAACTCGACGACTTACTCCAGCAGCCGGCCACAGCCGAAAAAACGGCCCCACCCCGACTTCTTCCCCACCAAGTTAAATCCCTAAAAGAGAAGCTAGGGCAGTTGATGCAGCGCGAAAAGCTGTTTCTGGAGGCCAACCTGGGCTTACCCGATCTGGCCCGGCACTTGGAGCTTTCTTCCCATGAGCTGTCGTATCTGCTCAACCACGGGTTTGGTCAGAACTTCTTCCAGTTCATCAATGAGTACCGGGTTGAAGAAGCCAAACGCCTGCTTCTTTCTGATCAGCATCGGCATTTGAACATGCTGGGCGTAGCTTATGAAGCCGGCTTTAGCTCTAAAACCACGTTTAATACCACCTTTAAGAAACTGGTCGGCCAGTCCCCCAGCCAGTTTGCCCGGGCCCATAGCACCCCACCGTTAAAAGAAGCGTCGGGAGCGGCCTGATGGACCAAGCCTCGCCCTCCTCGTTTCTGCCCTAAAGCCGCCCTGGGTAAAACCGCAAAGGAGCCGTAGTAAGATGAAGTCCTACCCAGGAAGAGCTGCTCAAATGCCTGCTTGGGAAGCGCGCTTACTGCTGCCCCAGGCCAGAGCCACGAACCGGATGGCCGGCCGGCTGTTATCTTGCCGCCATGAATCCTGCCCTGCCGCCCCTGCGTGAATCTGCCGTAATCGTGCCCGTGTACCGCGACGCGGCCGGGGAGCTGCAACTGGTGCTGGTACGGCGCGGGGAGCGGGGTATTCACGGCGGGCAGCTGGCGTTTCCCGGTGGCAAGCGCGACCCGGAAGATGAGTCCTTGCTGGCTACGGCCCTGCGCGAGGCCGAGGAGGAAGTGGGCCTCAAACCCGAGGACATCCGGGTGTTGCTGCCCTTACCGGCGCTGAGCACTTTCACCGGCGGCTTCCACATTACGCCGTTTCTGGCCAGTATCCGCCGGCCCGCCACGTGGTGGTGCCAGCAGCCCGAAATTGCCGAGGTGCTCGAAATCAGCCTGCGTACCCTGGCCGACCCGGCTACCCACGCGCAGGAATGGTGGCAGCTGCCGGGCTGGGAGCAACGGATGCTGGTCGATTATTACCGGGTGGGGCCCTACCAGCTCTGGGGCGCCAGCTACCGGATTATTCACCCCCTGATTCCGCGGCTGCTGGCCGGGGAGTGGGATATTTAGGGAAGGTTAGGGCACTAGCGGTAAGCTAAAAACCCCACCCGGGCAGGCTGCTCAGGCGGGGTTTTCGCGGCGCGGTTCACGCGCGTTGGTGCAACAGGTAGTGCAGAAAGAGCGGCGCTACGGGCGCGTTTTGCGCAGGAGCTTAATTCGAAACTGGCCCTCGGTAAGGGTTTTCACTTGATTGGCGGAGTTGAGAACTGGCCCGCGGAAAGTGCCGACCAAAATATCATTGTCTTTGCTGAGAATCTTCACGACCGGGCCGTCCTTGGTCAGGGTCGAGCCGCCGTACCGATTAGGGTCGGGGCCGGATACCGGGCCTTGGGTGCTGGAATAGTCGCCGAAGCCAATCGAAGCCCACTTGGTCCGATCGGCAGAGTTGAACTCGGTCGGAACCGTCAGCGCATCCAGGTCCACGTTGCCGAAGATGAGCATAAAGTACTTCGAACTGGCTGTACCCCCGTTTTCCAGGCGCATAATGTCGATTTGCTGCAGCCGCTGGGTGCTGCTGATCCAGAAGTTCTGGTAGCCGTTGAACAAGGTATCCGGCACGGTACCGTTGCGGCGGTACACGTCCTGGCAGTCGACGTACTGGCCGTCGGCTTTGGCACTCACAAACTCGTCGGTGCGAGTCACGCCCCCCTCAGGCTGCGGCTCAGCGTCCTTGGAGCTGCAAGCGGCGGCCCCCAGCAGCAGGGAGCCCAGGGCATAGGTACATAAGGTCTTGACCATAAAAAACGGGAGGTAGCAACATGAGAAATACGGGTGGGCGGTCCGGACTCAGCCCCTGCTTAGCACCCCGATGACCGGACTCGGGCCCCATAGGTTGCGTGGCTCTTACAAATTGGGTTGCGGCATATCTTGCGCCAAGACCACCGCTACCAGCTACGGCCCCTGCTAAGTTCAGGGCTGCATACTTTGGCACGGATTTCAATTCCTATTTTGCCGGTGCGTAGCCCCTAACCTTTAGGCTGCGTACAGCTCCACGTCTATGAAACGTCTGTCCTTTTTTCTACTTTTCCTGGCCTCTTTGGCCGCATCTGCTCCCGCCCGCGCTCAGGGTGAGCAGTCCATCTGGTACTTTGGCGGCCAAGCGGGCCTGAAGTTTTCCGGCACCGCTGCTCCTACCCCACTGCTCGACGGCAAAATGACTACCTACGAAGGCAGCGCAGTAGCCACCAACCAGCAAGGTCAGCTGCTGTTCTACACCGATGGCGAAGTGGTCTACAACCGCAAGCACCAGGTCATGCTCAACGGCAAAGGGTTGATGGGCAGCAAATCCAG
Above is a genomic segment from Hymenobacter cellulosivorans containing:
- a CDS encoding alpha/beta fold hydrolase, whose amino-acid sequence is MKVPPQYGRNAAAGKYCQVPGVKLYYETYGSGEPLLLLHGNGESINSFRSQIEALSAHFRVIAVDTRAQGKSVDTLTKVLTYELFAADMKALLDSLHLPKAHVLGWSDGGNTGLIMALRYPSYVHKLVTMAANLFPTTEAVDAKMLRQSEQARQMLLKKGDAANARLLTLVLTEPHLSYEQLKAIQAPTLVLAGEKDIIKQAHTLAIGSHIPGAQTVILPGATHYAPQQKAALFNETVLRFLTGSNAAFPK
- a CDS encoding helix-turn-helix domain-containing protein, which produces MLPATRIYPAYPHLLGLTELTRLAMAPALYLSIVHFTSPDRRGHPKDLLHLIPALLFLLYMLPFLLQTAEEKRAILHGHFPAQSAFSAVLGQFMFYAVKLQILGYWVASYLHLLRHQQNVPRFASSPDRIDLNWMKYFLLSLIFMVGLWLNELFFRLPFILMLTPWLFLVAVYGLSYFSLRQPEVFDFPEPEAAELDDLLQQPATAEKTAPPRLLPHQVKSLKEKLGQLMQREKLFLEANLGLPDLARHLELSSHELSYLLNHGFGQNFFQFINEYRVEEAKRLLLSDQHRHLNMLGVAYEAGFSSKTTFNTTFKKLVGQSPSQFARAHSTPPLKEASGAA
- a CDS encoding serine hydrolase domain-containing protein; translation: MQFIHHLYSFTSMRKRVCLILLLLTFCSHLVPAQQNHPSATLTELLAEIETVMQQEHMPGLMLSMVVKDSVVFSGGLGVSVVETRKKVDGKTLFHVSSITKMFTALGILKLVEEKKLHLQDKLRDLAPEVPYQNAWEATHPVRVVNLLEHSTGFDDVHLNQVYNATATDLTGLAAVNLYRSSLATRWKPGLASSYASPNYTILGYLLEKYSGQPWSQYMHQAVLSPLGMQHSDVNLRIRDEQPYARGYRFADGTYISFPFFVPAGNGAAGALHTCANDMTRYLRFLLNHGQTNGRPWLAPKYLDTMETIHSTAAARAGLQVGYALGNLTFYRHPKADFRGHTGLGDGFASLVNYDRRRGVGYAIANNGGRGMWRISVLIEDFLTKDFPAIAPGVTGRQTTPPVPEAYLGYYTPVNVWSEQWGFLQRLTGGLRLTTQGQGKLLLKPLLGPADTLEWVEGTLFRARQEHQASVVLGSTDDGTAFLQAHNTHQYYEQTSYLPILMQQILLGLSGLAMGLAVVGLAGWPLLVGFKRVGRNLLLLGLLPGLAVSAGLLAFRVLTVTDYENRVAFNSINFTSLTIFWASLGFGVLAIAGLVLLIRQWSQLPQAWLRGVLAFTSFFLVYLTIMFLVHGWIGLRVWAL
- a CDS encoding NUDIX hydrolase, which codes for MNPALPPLRESAVIVPVYRDAAGELQLVLVRRGERGIHGGQLAFPGGKRDPEDESLLATALREAEEEVGLKPEDIRVLLPLPALSTFTGGFHITPFLASIRRPATWWCQQPEIAEVLEISLRTLADPATHAQEWWQLPGWEQRMLVDYYRVGPYQLWGASYRIIHPLIPRLLAGEWDI